Proteins found in one Papio anubis isolate 15944 chromosome 13, Panubis1.0, whole genome shotgun sequence genomic segment:
- the LCN12 gene encoding epididymal-specific lipocalin-12 isoform X2 produces the protein MRLPCGLWLWLSLLKVLQGQTPRPPTLPPPMQSFQGNQFQGEWFVLGLAGNSFRPEHRALLNPFTATFELSDDGRFEVWNAMTRGQHCDTWSYVLIPAAQPGQFTVDHGVGPGADREETRVVNSDYTQFALMLSRRHTSKLAILRISLLSRNWLLPPGTLDQFFCLSRAQGLSDDNIVFPDVTDWSPHASVC, from the exons ATGAGGCTGCCATGTGGCTTGTGGCTATGGCTTTCCTTGCTGAAAGTCCTGCAGGGCCAGACCCCAAGACCCCCGACACTCCCGCCCCCGATGCAGAGCTTCCAAGGAAACCAG TTCCAGGGGGAATGGTTTGTCCTGGGCCTGGCGGGCAACAGCTTCAGGCCGGAGCACAGGGCGCTGCTGAACCCTTTCACCGCAACTTTCGAGCTAAGTGACGATGGCCGCTTTGAGGTGTGGAATGCCATGACTCG AGGCCAGCACTGTGACACGTGGTCTTATGTGCTGATACcggcagcccagcctgggcagttCACGGTGGACCACGGTGTGG GGCCTGGGGCAGACAGAGAGGAGACCCGGGTGGTGAACAGTGACTACACCCAGTTCGCCCTGATGCTGTCCCGGAGACACACGAGCAAGCTGGCCATCCTCAGGATCAGCCTGCTGA GCAGGAACTGGTTGCTGCCTCCCGGGACACTGGACCAGTTTTTCTGCCTGAGCAGAGCTCAGGGCCTCTCGGATGACAACATTGTCTTCCCAGATGTGACCG
- the LCN12 gene encoding epididymal-specific lipocalin-12 isoform X3 codes for MRLPCGLWLWLSLLKVLQGQTPRPPTLPPPMQSFQGNQFQGEWFVLGLAGNSFRPEHRALLNPFTATFELSDDGRFEVWNAMTRGQHCDTWSYVLIPAAQPGQFTVDHGVGPGADREETRVVNSDYTQFALMLSRRHTSKLAILRISLLNWSPHASVC; via the exons ATGAGGCTGCCATGTGGCTTGTGGCTATGGCTTTCCTTGCTGAAAGTCCTGCAGGGCCAGACCCCAAGACCCCCGACACTCCCGCCCCCGATGCAGAGCTTCCAAGGAAACCAG TTCCAGGGGGAATGGTTTGTCCTGGGCCTGGCGGGCAACAGCTTCAGGCCGGAGCACAGGGCGCTGCTGAACCCTTTCACCGCAACTTTCGAGCTAAGTGACGATGGCCGCTTTGAGGTGTGGAATGCCATGACTCG AGGCCAGCACTGTGACACGTGGTCTTATGTGCTGATACcggcagcccagcctgggcagttCACGGTGGACCACGGTGTGG GGCCTGGGGCAGACAGAGAGGAGACCCGGGTGGTGAACAGTGACTACACCCAGTTCGCCCTGATGCTGTCCCGGAGACACACGAGCAAGCTGGCCATCCTCAGGATCAGCCTGCTGA
- the C8G gene encoding complement component C8 gamma chain gives MLPPGTAILLILLLTAGSLGQRPQRPPRPPSAISTIQPKANFDAQQFAGTWLLVAVGSACRFLQEQGHRAEATTLHVAPQGTAMAVSTFRKLDGICWQVRQLYGDTGVLGRFLLQARGARGAVHVVVAETDYQNFAVLYLERAGQLSVKLYARSLPVSDSVLSGFEQRVREAHLTEDQIFYFPKYGFCEAADQFHVLDEVRR, from the exons ATGCTGCCCCCTGGGACTGCGATCCTCTTGATTCTGCTTCTGACAGCTGGCTCGCTGGGCCAGAGGCCTCAGAGGCCACCCCGGCCCCCATCCGCCATCAGCACAATCCAGCCCAAGGCCAATTTTGATGCTCAGCAG TTTGCAGGGACCTGGCTCCTTGTGGCTGTGGGCTCTGCCTGCCGTTTCCTGCAGGAGCAGGGCCACCGGGCCGAGGCCACCACACTGCACGTGGCTCCCCAGGGCACAGCCATGGCTGTCAGCACCTTCCGAAAGCT GGATGGGATCTGCTGGCAGGTGCGCCAGCTGTATGGAGACACAGGGGTCCTCGGCCGCTTCCTGCTTCAAG CCCGAGGCGCCCGAGGGGCTGTGCATGTGGTTGTCGCCGAGACTGACTACCAAAATTTCGCTGTCCTGTACCTGGAGCGGGCGGGGCAGCTGTCAGTGAAGCTCTACG CCCGCTCACTCCCTGTGAGCGACTCGGTCCTGAGTGGGTTTGAGCAGCGGGTCCGGGAGGCCCACCTGACTGAGGACCAGATCTTCTACTTCCCGAAGTATG GCTTCTGCGAGGCTGCAGACCAGTTCCACGTCCTGGATG AAGTGAGGCGGTGA
- the FBXW5 gene encoding F-box/WD repeat-containing protein 5: MDEGGTPLLPDSLVYQIFLSLGPADVLAAGLVCRQWQAVSRDEFLWREQFYRYYQVARDVPRHPAATSWYEEFQRLYDTVPCVEVQTLREHTDQVLHLSFSHSGYQFASCSKDCTVKIWSNDLTISLLHSADMRPYNWSYTQFSQFNKDDSLLLASGVFLGPHNSSSGEIAVISLDSFALLSRVRNKPYDVFGCWLTETSLISGNLHRIGDITSCSVLWLNNAFQDVESENVNVVKRLFKIQNLNASTIRTVMVADCSRFDSPDLLLEAGDPATSPCRIFDLGGDNEEEVAGPAPAHAKEGLRHFLDRVLEGRAQPQPSERVLETKVAELLAQGHTKPPERSATGAMSKYLIFTTGCLTYSPHQIGIKQILPHQMTTAGPVLGEGRGSDAFFDALDHVIDVHGHIIGMGLSPDNRYLYVNSRAWPSGAVVADPMQPPPIAEEIDLLVFDLKTMREVRRALRAHRAYTPNDECFFIFLDVSRDFVASGAEDRHGYIWDRHYNICLAKLRHEDVVNSVAFSPQEQELLLTASDDATIKAWRSPRTVRVFQARRPRPRAFFSWLASQRR, encoded by the exons ATGGACGAGGGCGGCACGCCCCTGCTCCCCGACAGCCTCGTCTACCAGATCTTCCTGAGCCTGGGCCCGGCCGACGTGCTGGCCGCGGGGCTGGTGTGCCGCCAATGGCAGGCCGTGTCGCGGGACGAGTTCCTGTGGAGGGAGCAGTTCTACCGCTACTACCAGGTGGCCCGCGATGTGCCCCGACACCCAG CGGCCACGTCCTGGTACGAGGAGTTCCAGCGGCTGTATGACACGGTGCCCTGCGTGGAGGTGCAGACGCTGCGGGAACACACGGACCAGGTCCTGCACCTCAGCTTCTCCCATTCGGGGTACCAGTTCGCGTCCTGCTCCAAGGACTGCACTGTGAAG ATCTGGAGCAACGACCTGACCATCTCGCTGCTGCACAGCGCGGACATGCGGCCCTACAACTGGAGCTACACCCAGTTCTCCCAGTTCAACAAGGACGACTCGCTGCTGCTGGCCTCGGGGGTGTTCCTGGGGCCGCACAACTCCTCATCCGGTGAGATCGCTGTCATCAGCCTAG ACTCCTTCGCGCTGCTGTCCCGCGTGCGGAACAAGCCCTACGACGTGTTTGGCTGTTGGCTTACCGAGACCAGCCTCATCTCGGGGAACCTGCACCGCATCGGAGACATCACCTCCTGCTCGGTGCTGTGGCTCAACAACGCCTTCCAG GACGTGGAGTCAGAGAACGTCAATGTGGTGAAGCGGCTGTTCAAGATCCAGAACCTCAACGCCAGCACCATCCGCACGGTGATGGTGGCCGACTGCAGCCGCTTCGAcagccctgacctcctgctgGAAGCCGGCGACCCGGCCACGTCCCCCTGCCGCATCTTTGACCTGGGCGGAGACAACGAGGAGGAGGTGGCTGGCCCGGCCCCCGCCCATGCCAAGGAGGGCTTGCGGCACTTTCTGGACCGCGTGCTGGAGGGGCGGGCGCAGCCACAGCCGTCGGAGCGCGTGCTAGAGACCAAGGTGGCGGAGCTGCTGGCCCAGGGCCACACCAAGCCCCCTGAGCGCAGTGCCACAGGCGCCATGAGCAAGTACCTCATCTTCACCACTGGCTGCCTCACCTACTCCCCACACCAGATCG GCATCAAGCAGATCCTGCCACACCAGATGACAACGGCGGGGCCCGTGCTGGGCGAGGGCCGGGGCTCTGACGCCTTCTTCGACGCGCTGGACCACGTCATAGACGTGCATGGGCACATCATTGGCATGGGCCTGTCGCCCGACAACAG GTACCTGTATGTGAACAGCCGCGCCTGGCCCAGTGGTGCGGTGGTGGCTGACCCCATGCAGCCACCACCCATCGCGGAGGAGATTGACCTGCTGGTGTTCGACCTCAAGACCATGCGGGAGGTGAGGCGGGCTCTGCGTGCGCACCGCGCCTACACGCCCAACGACGAGTGCTTTTTCATCTTCCTGGACGTCAGCAGGGACTTCGTGGCCAG CGGGGCCGAGGACCGGCACGGCTACATCTGGGACCGCCACTACAACATCTGCCTGGCCAAGCTGCGGCACGAGGACGTGGTCAACTCAGTGGCCTTCAGTCCCCAGGAGCAGGAGCTGCTGCTCACGGCCAGCGACGATGCCACCATCAAAGCCTGGCGCTCCCCACGCACCGTGCGCGTCTTCCAGGCACGTCGTCCGCGGCCTCGCGCCTTCTTTTCCTGGCTTGCCAGCCAGAGGCGCTGA